Proteins encoded within one genomic window of Neodiprion fabricii isolate iyNeoFabr1 chromosome 6, iyNeoFabr1.1, whole genome shotgun sequence:
- the LOC124184694 gene encoding uncharacterized protein LOC124184694 isoform X2, whose amino-acid sequence MRVYAGHPRLIVKWLRLSSLLVTLLVASIHGAPTMTTDRRILQGKWVNPCGLALTDGDPDGDVPQLNDAQLLSQVVIQAKTALMHAEIFRDDFLNKTFRTTFAKIHSDWKMYRYSWLPSKQDIPKELNEPLAKEDLEKLELDKALLDAYTYMQTFAVGLEQIVWDQNDNDSEFHKQFADTEFKLRTVLCELQAALVERGVKPRPDVTRAVMGADIRGYKDESTRSVRDWVIFRDYMNGLQYIIQVFEYLGDRLRS is encoded by the exons ATGCGAGTATACGCAGGGCACCCAAGATTAATCGTCAAATGGCTGA GGCTAAGTAGCCTCTTGGTGACGTTACTTGTCGCGTCGATACACGGTGCTccgacgatgacgacggacAGACGCATCCTCCAGGGAAAATGGGTCAACCCCTGTGGACTCGCACTCACCGACGGTGACCCCGACGGTGACGTCCCCCAGCTCAACGACGCTCAGCTGTTATCACAGGTCGTCATTCAGGCAAAGACGGCCCTGATGCACGCCGAGATATTCAGAGACGATTTT CTCAACAAAACTTTCCGTACCACCTTCGCAAAGATCCACAGCGACTGGAAAATGTATCGCTACAGCTGGCTACCGAGTAAACAGGATATACCCAAGGAACTCAACGAACCCCTGGCCAAGGAGGACCTCGAGAAATTGGAG CTCGACAAAGCGCTGCTCGACGCTTACACGTATATGCAAACATTCGCGGTTGGATTGGAGCAGATCGTCTGGGACCAGAACGACAACGACTCGGAATTTCATAAGCAGTTTGCGGACACCGAGTTCAAGCTTCGCACG GTTTTGTGCGAGCTGCAAGCAGCGCTCGTGGAACGCGGAGTCAAACCGCGGCCGGACGTTACCCGCGCCGTTATGGGGGCGGATATCCGAGGGTACAAGGACGAGAGCACGAGGTCCGTTCGGGACTGGGTCATATTCCGGGACTACATGAACGGGCTCCAGTACATAATTCAGGTGTTCGAGTACCTCGGTGACCGTCTTCGATCCTGA
- the LOC124184694 gene encoding uncharacterized protein LOC124184694 isoform X3: MLIRGLSSLLVTLLVASIHGAPTMTTDRRILQGKWVNPCGLALTDGDPDGDVPQLNDAQLLSQVVIQAKTALMHAEIFRDDFLNKTFRTTFAKIHSDWKMYRYSWLPSKQDIPKELNEPLAKEDLEKLELDKALLDAYTYMQTFAVGLEQIVWDQNDNDSEFHKQFADTEFKLRTVLCELQAALVERGVKPRPDVTRAVMGADIRGYKDESTRSVRDWVIFRDYMNGLQYIIQVFEYLGDRLRS; encoded by the exons ATGCTGATTCGCG GGCTAAGTAGCCTCTTGGTGACGTTACTTGTCGCGTCGATACACGGTGCTccgacgatgacgacggacAGACGCATCCTCCAGGGAAAATGGGTCAACCCCTGTGGACTCGCACTCACCGACGGTGACCCCGACGGTGACGTCCCCCAGCTCAACGACGCTCAGCTGTTATCACAGGTCGTCATTCAGGCAAAGACGGCCCTGATGCACGCCGAGATATTCAGAGACGATTTT CTCAACAAAACTTTCCGTACCACCTTCGCAAAGATCCACAGCGACTGGAAAATGTATCGCTACAGCTGGCTACCGAGTAAACAGGATATACCCAAGGAACTCAACGAACCCCTGGCCAAGGAGGACCTCGAGAAATTGGAG CTCGACAAAGCGCTGCTCGACGCTTACACGTATATGCAAACATTCGCGGTTGGATTGGAGCAGATCGTCTGGGACCAGAACGACAACGACTCGGAATTTCATAAGCAGTTTGCGGACACCGAGTTCAAGCTTCGCACG GTTTTGTGCGAGCTGCAAGCAGCGCTCGTGGAACGCGGAGTCAAACCGCGGCCGGACGTTACCCGCGCCGTTATGGGGGCGGATATCCGAGGGTACAAGGACGAGAGCACGAGGTCCGTTCGGGACTGGGTCATATTCCGGGACTACATGAACGGGCTCCAGTACATAATTCAGGTGTTCGAGTACCTCGGTGACCGTCTTCGATCCTGA
- the LOC124184694 gene encoding uncharacterized protein LOC124184694 isoform X1, with protein MASLLLSVLHRSPAAHRNHYRKCVATRLSSLLVTLLVASIHGAPTMTTDRRILQGKWVNPCGLALTDGDPDGDVPQLNDAQLLSQVVIQAKTALMHAEIFRDDFLNKTFRTTFAKIHSDWKMYRYSWLPSKQDIPKELNEPLAKEDLEKLELDKALLDAYTYMQTFAVGLEQIVWDQNDNDSEFHKQFADTEFKLRTVLCELQAALVERGVKPRPDVTRAVMGADIRGYKDESTRSVRDWVIFRDYMNGLQYIIQVFEYLGDRLRS; from the exons ATGGCGTCTTTACTTTTATCCGTACTTCACCGCTCTCCAGCGGCACACAGGAACCATTATCGGAAGTGCGTCGCCACCA GGCTAAGTAGCCTCTTGGTGACGTTACTTGTCGCGTCGATACACGGTGCTccgacgatgacgacggacAGACGCATCCTCCAGGGAAAATGGGTCAACCCCTGTGGACTCGCACTCACCGACGGTGACCCCGACGGTGACGTCCCCCAGCTCAACGACGCTCAGCTGTTATCACAGGTCGTCATTCAGGCAAAGACGGCCCTGATGCACGCCGAGATATTCAGAGACGATTTT CTCAACAAAACTTTCCGTACCACCTTCGCAAAGATCCACAGCGACTGGAAAATGTATCGCTACAGCTGGCTACCGAGTAAACAGGATATACCCAAGGAACTCAACGAACCCCTGGCCAAGGAGGACCTCGAGAAATTGGAG CTCGACAAAGCGCTGCTCGACGCTTACACGTATATGCAAACATTCGCGGTTGGATTGGAGCAGATCGTCTGGGACCAGAACGACAACGACTCGGAATTTCATAAGCAGTTTGCGGACACCGAGTTCAAGCTTCGCACG GTTTTGTGCGAGCTGCAAGCAGCGCTCGTGGAACGCGGAGTCAAACCGCGGCCGGACGTTACCCGCGCCGTTATGGGGGCGGATATCCGAGGGTACAAGGACGAGAGCACGAGGTCCGTTCGGGACTGGGTCATATTCCGGGACTACATGAACGGGCTCCAGTACATAATTCAGGTGTTCGAGTACCTCGGTGACCGTCTTCGATCCTGA
- the LOC124184694 gene encoding uncharacterized protein LOC124184694 isoform X4: MTTDRRILQGKWVNPCGLALTDGDPDGDVPQLNDAQLLSQVVIQAKTALMHAEIFRDDFLNKTFRTTFAKIHSDWKMYRYSWLPSKQDIPKELNEPLAKEDLEKLELDKALLDAYTYMQTFAVGLEQIVWDQNDNDSEFHKQFADTEFKLRTVLCELQAALVERGVKPRPDVTRAVMGADIRGYKDESTRSVRDWVIFRDYMNGLQYIIQVFEYLGDRLRS, translated from the exons atgacgacggacAGACGCATCCTCCAGGGAAAATGGGTCAACCCCTGTGGACTCGCACTCACCGACGGTGACCCCGACGGTGACGTCCCCCAGCTCAACGACGCTCAGCTGTTATCACAGGTCGTCATTCAGGCAAAGACGGCCCTGATGCACGCCGAGATATTCAGAGACGATTTT CTCAACAAAACTTTCCGTACCACCTTCGCAAAGATCCACAGCGACTGGAAAATGTATCGCTACAGCTGGCTACCGAGTAAACAGGATATACCCAAGGAACTCAACGAACCCCTGGCCAAGGAGGACCTCGAGAAATTGGAG CTCGACAAAGCGCTGCTCGACGCTTACACGTATATGCAAACATTCGCGGTTGGATTGGAGCAGATCGTCTGGGACCAGAACGACAACGACTCGGAATTTCATAAGCAGTTTGCGGACACCGAGTTCAAGCTTCGCACG GTTTTGTGCGAGCTGCAAGCAGCGCTCGTGGAACGCGGAGTCAAACCGCGGCCGGACGTTACCCGCGCCGTTATGGGGGCGGATATCCGAGGGTACAAGGACGAGAGCACGAGGTCCGTTCGGGACTGGGTCATATTCCGGGACTACATGAACGGGCTCCAGTACATAATTCAGGTGTTCGAGTACCTCGGTGACCGTCTTCGATCCTGA